A stretch of DNA from Brachyhypopomus gauderio isolate BG-103 chromosome 7, BGAUD_0.2, whole genome shotgun sequence:
GAGCGGCAGTCTGCAGCGTGGAGATCACTTTCCTCCGCGTCCTCGTGGCTGCCTGAGGCGGTGCCAGTCCTCCCGGGAACTCGCTGTGAACAAATTAGCTAATAGCTCACCCTCCGTAATGAAGTACAACACGGCCATAGGAAATTTATGAATAAAGAATTTTCACTTGTGTGAGGAAGCTGCTTCAATTAGCATGCAGGGGTCACAAAGAGGggagtgtgaatgagtgtgtgtgatgtaggggaGGCAAGAGGGGGTTTATACCCCACATTAAAACACATACCCCTCTCAGAGGGTAAGAGAGGGCTCATACCCCACAATAAAACACATACCCCTCTCAGAACAGGTTAACACATAGGCCTACGCTTACACTTGATCTGTATTCTGTAATACTGAAATACACTGCTAATAACCACTGCACACTGAAGCACTACAATATCCAACATTTCCCACATGAATTAATCCGTTCTCGCGCGGCTCGgatgcttttgttttgtttccggGTGCTGCCGCCCGTTCCTGTCTCGGGCCTCCAGGTCCGGTTGAGCGCGTTCACGCTCCGCTGTTCCGTTCCCTCGCGGATTAAGCGGATTAAGGGGAGCGTGCTCGGGGCTTGGAGAGGCAGCGTCGGCCCGGGAGTAACGGGAGGAGCACGCCTCGCCGGAACCGACAAGCCCCGGGTTGGAACCGAACGCACGGGAGTCACGCAGGCAGCTGGTAATTGTTTGTGTTTGGATCTCCGGATCGGGATCTGAGTTCTGCGAATGCAGAGGGCGGGACAGCAGAAACACTGGAGCCAATCAGCACCCGAGAACTCGCCGTTTTTGGTGTTTAATATGTTCTTTGTAATTATTAATGCCTCAAATGGACTACGGAGCGCTCCCGGGCAAAAAGATGGACCCATTTTATACGGGCCAACCCGTGCGACTCTGATAAATCTGAGGAGGGCTGTCGTACTCGCGCCGGTGCCGCAAATCACTCTCCCTTGTAAAAATCACAAAATGGGTCATTACGTTAAACTGTCTCCTCTAACGTCTCGTTCTCCCTTGCTGCCCCGAGGCTAAAAAGAGAGATACTGAGAGGTCTAATGGCCTTCGGTATTAGCGGGTTAATCGTCCTGTCCCTGCTCTCTGTAGGTTTGCTGGCGGAGCCTGTTCGTGTTTAATTGTAGACTGTCCCCAAgtctctgtgtcctctgtctgCTCTTTAACCAACAGCCAGGCCACAAAATGCTAAAGGACACACTTGTCTTCGCTATGTTTCAAGTTAAAGTTGCCATTGAGTGCATCTGGTCCAGGACCAGTCGTTGTCGCCTGTGTCCTAACCTTTAAATATTGCAGGAGCCTAGAAACTGAACACAGATCAGTGACGAAAGGGTCTTGCAGATGGCGCAGAAGCGCTGGCAAGCAGTGCCACCTGCTGGAAAAGCTGGTGTACTGCAGATAGAAGGCaacgggttttttttttttgcgtctGTCCAGTGAGTTTGCTCATGCAACTTCATTCAAATGTGTCAGCGAATGTGTTGGACAGCTTTCAAGAAGTCAGCGCTAAGCTCTTAAATATGTCCACTAacgttaaaaaaagaaatattgaTGTTGAATGCAGTTTTTAATCAGGCATATGGACttctaaatatttatttactgaAATCAAAGGTAAAGTGATGTGCTTAGTTTCTGGAGAGCTTATAGCTGTGTTTAAGGATTACAGTTTGAATTGCCATCATGAGAGTAAATATGTAGATAAATACAAGAACTTTGCTGATGCCGATTTGCACGGATATCTGATGATATGCAAAACTGCAAAAACAGCAAGGATCATTAAATAGTGATATAATTCTGTCCTCCATATTGTCATTGTAATACTtcatttattgttttgttttttaataaagGGATgttgtgtatatactgtattgTGCAGTCTGACTCTCTAAAACTGTTCCAATTTTTCATGTGGCCCCTTGGGAACATGAATTGCCCACTCCTGATCAAGACACACATCGGGTGTTTTTAAATGCCAAAGTGTTACATGAAGACaaatactgtagaccacaaatACTCTGTGTTTGGGCAGTGATGAACACTTCAGTAAATCTCTTTTGGTCTTTGTGACATTTTATTTTCACACTTTTTAGCAGGGTTCAAAGGTTACAGTGCATCTCTCCTGCTACTAAGAGTCTGAGAGGAAAGATCAGATCACGTCTGAATACATGCAAACATGTTTTAGATCTATTCATATGACGCAAGTAACACATCTAAGTTGGCAGTCGAGCAAATCCAATCACAACACAGCACTTCATTTGTGGATACCAGGTCCCAACATTCCCTGTCTCGCAATTTACTTAGACAAAGATGCCGGCAAACCACACGCTGAGAAAGCATCACCAGTCTCCGCCTCCTGATCAATGGGTCCTCTCGTGCTTCCTGATGCCTAATTAATGAACTAATCCAGTCATTAAGCACCGCAGGGAGCAAATGGGACGCAGTCCAAGTAAATAAACCATCAATATGGCCATCGCCATCAGGAGGCAACAGCGCGAgacgagaggagagagtgtaggAGGATTCCTGGCAGGAGGAGAGCGAAAAGCATGAATTAAAACCCGACAACATCCTTCACTTTATATGATTTAAAGTCTGTCACAAAATGGACGGGGCCGACTGGGCTAGCATGACACACAGCCGTGTGATTGGACAGAACGGTGCCGATGCTTGCACACCTGTGGCTACGGAGACGTTAAGTGAGTCGACGGCATGGTGCAGGTCTCGTCGGGGACGAATGGTGAGCAGGACGTCACACAGCTCCCGCAGGTCGGGAGACAGGCCGCAACCCTCGCCACCTGTGGGCACACAGGGAGACGCAGCGGGTGATGGAGGGTTACGCGTGTAAAAGCCACTCGCAGCTCCGTGGCCAAGTTTCACCTGGGGTATTAGAACACCTGGGGTATTAGAACACAACAGCGTCACCTGGTGGCAAAGTGGAGCTGACAGAGTTAAAGAGTGGCATAGACGTGTGTAATGCATACATAGAGATTTGGGTATCTGGGAGTTTTGCAGCTATATCAACAAAACTGGTCAAAAAATATTATGATTCGTGACTGCCCTCTAGAGGCTAAAACTGGGAAGGTGCGTGTAGAACATTGAAGTTGTCCCCTACCTTTATTACGTCAGACAAGTTATTGTAGCCGTACACTTCCATGACCTCCATCACACCTGAACTGGCTTTGCTCACCACCGGAGTTAGTGGGCAACTGACAGACCACAGAGAACatatttaaaaacacattatcAATTATCATTATCAGTAATATTTAAAGCCGAGAGACAATGGTGCATGAGGCACTCCAAATGGGCTGAacaaaatttcaaggcaacttactgcactcgaattttgatcccaactcaaactcttaCGTTTTTAAGAAATTCAGTCACAGTGAATCacttttacaccccgcccggtaacaatttacgttccccccgatcttcaaaagttggcaagcCTATGTTTTTAGGGcattgtaaactggggtgccttaaaattttgcatgcatataaagggtgccacaactgaaaaaaggttgagaaacactggcGTATAGCTACTCataaagcctggttcacactacacgacttttcagtcgtcaggtttttgtgccgtccgcactacacgactggttgtgctgtaatcgcgagtctctcagttgttgtggctttcacactacatgactgatcggcgacaggggctcacgaattacacgactggggaatcgccgactcatctggctgccgtccaaaaacgcgagaacacgaaacgaaactctcgcgagaaccagcaacaccacgtagaagaaaaaaaaaacaatttacatgtgctccacattttcgttattattattttttttaccgtttaaacactccatagtcccaagtgaacataaatataatcaatcgcactatttatccagtgctgtcacaataacttaaacacagtgttgtagtaaagttgtaagaaaggtgaggattttgtgtgtttgctgggttactgttttgaaagcattcttgaaagttttttacattctcagagatatcttcagcggtgccgcggttctctctccgcgttcccattggctgtagctagacgctgctgccgactctcagtcgccgactgctagatattaaacatgctagatatctgccagtcgtctgcgaccagtcggcgacggctcggcgagcgtctttcagcagttcacactacacgactgagcgagcgtcgattcgcctccgaccacagtttttgtcggcgatcagtcggcgactgaaaaaccagcctaaaatcgtgtaggtctagtgtgaaccaggcttaagATAGGCAGTTGGATAAGTGCTGAAATGTAAAGCTAATGAACTGTATGCTAACTAAAgataaactaaactaaactaaagaTAACTAAAGatgctagacgctgctgcccgACTCTCAGttgccgactgctagatattaaacatgctagatatctgccggtcgtctgcgacgagtcggcgaccagtcggcgactgaaaaaccagcctaaaatcgtgtaggtctagtgtgaaccaggcttaagATAGGCAGTTGGATAAGTGCTGAAATGTAAAGCTAATGAACTGTATGCTAACTAAAgataaactaaactaaactaaagaTAACTAAAGatgctagacgctgctgcccgACTCTCAGttgccgactgctagatattaaacatgctagatatctgccggtcgtctgcgacgagtcggcgaccagtcggcgactgctcggcgagcgtctttcagcagttctaactacacgactgagcgagcgacgagtgatcgccgatttgcctccgaccacagtttctgtcgccgatcagtcggcgactgaaaaaccagcctaaaatcgtgtagtgtgaaccgggcattaatcatcatatattgctagtgtatacactctatacactggtttttagtattgcactgcgttacatttaataaagtttgcgtatgtgatcacgtgactgaccggcttcatttgattggtcactcatactctgGCGACgaacgttggtcagtcttctcactgaaaagacgatttacaaaacgaaagtaacggtagcgcgcggcgcaaatccgattgtaacggagtaaaagtcgcgtttttcccaccacatatttactcaagtaaaagtagaagtctttcatattaaaactactcttacaagtaaatttttgtccaaaaatctacttgagtaaatgtaacggaataaatgtaacgcgttcctacccacctctgctacTCACACATCTGATCACTCTCTCGCCGGCTATTATAGtcatgggcgtggtagtggggggaaaggacctgactacccagggcccaagtagggagaggggcccattttgctcatgtgcctcattttctggcatttataggggcccactgactgagtgtacagggcccagaattaaCTGCTACGCCCCTGATTATAGTtatgggtgattttaatattcatatggACAGCACTAACTAATCTGCTTACTAAAGACTTCATATCATGCTTGGAGAGCTTTGGACTGCAACAATCCATTGACGCTCCCACTCTAAAGGTCACATTTTGGACCTAGTTTGTTGTTTGGGGGTTGCTCCTTTTAACTGTTCTGTTGAAGAACTAATTTTATCTAACcactttcttctttcttttaatGTTAACCTCCCTCTCACCGCTAAGAAGTTTCCCTGTCTCATCACCTTCCACAATATTAAAAATACTGATCTAGTGTCCCTGTCCTCCAGTTTAGTTGCTCATTTGGATTTTCATCAACAAATGGTCCCTGATGAGCTGGTGTCACTATATAACACTGGTCTTCAGGCGTACGGTCCACTTCTCGCACTCTGCCCCTTGGCTCTCCCCTGAAATTCGGCTCTTGAAAACTAAGGGATGGCAGTTTGAGCGACTGTTTTGGAAAACTGGTCTCTCCGTTCACAAGGACATGTACAAGGACCATATGTTTCATTATAAAGACTGTTTAGCTCAAACTAAATCTAATTACTATTCCGGTTTAATTGTTTCTGAATGGTGACACTAGATCACTTTATGCCGGACTCTTTTCCACAGTACCTGGAAAAGTTCTACTTGTTATTGTAATTCTCTAAATCTCTAATACAAGTAGTATTGTAATTACTAATAACCAATCACGTAGCCGATTTACGACAACAAACTGGAAAAAATGACAACCTGCCCATTGCGGTCAAATATAACCTACAGAAAGGAATCTCCCAAAATTGCATAAAATAATAATCaacaatatcattaataaatattattttatgcccactttatatacaataacgcactatttagtatttatttggccctcagaaatacatgaatgagcattatcataacgctcattcatgtatttctgaATTGGGCCAAATTAATACTAAATAGTGCTTTATTTACAGCACAAATCACAATTATGCAAGTGACCTTTCATGTTGTCATTTTGATCAATTAATGGAAACAATTCCAATAATTATTGATAGCCATCCATGTGTTTGTAACAGGGGCTAAATGAATTCCAAGCAGTGCTTTATTTATGGAACAAACAACTATTGTGCAAGTGGATAATAAGGTTACCTTTTCATGTTGtcatttttataaataaatggaaataaTTGTAATTATCAATAAGGACCCTTCAggtattcatttattcactaacaaacacataaaaaaaaaaaaacaatcaaaacAATGAGGGCATACACATCAACCGGCATTTACATCAACCGGCATAAACTTATACATAACCATAATAAAAGGaacaaaaatgaaacaaatagaATAGAGGTAAACTATATCTCTCACACATGCAAAGTAATGCAAATGTAGAGTGGTCCAACTTAAATGCAGTGACCAGACTTCTGAAAGCTTTCAGGTGGACATCTTTCTCGCATGCCACggcaaatgttttctttttgccTTTGCCATAAAAGGCACTTGTGGAGTCACACCCAGTGAATGTATGAATCCCAATCAAGGCTGAACACACACTGGCTCTGAGAGCTGATGACACCTTGGTAATGTCCATTATGCGTGTTCTGTTGCCCGTCCCTGTGAAAAAAAGTACAAGCTGCATAGCAAttctttctgcagagtcaaagCAATGATTGCTACATCAGTGTCTGGGCTCTTATTTCTAGTGTTCCTTTGCAGCATGTTGTGCATGCAAAAAACAGCCTTGTGTCACATTCTTCATGGTCACACTGCAGGTCTTCCACAGCATGAACAGACTGCACGCCTTTCAGTACAGTCACACAGTGACATTGGTGTTGTGCTATGTACAAGCTGAGGTTTCTTCCCACTGCTGTAAGATCAGCACGTGTCCACGCATCGTACAAGAACTCAGCATTTGCTTTGTTTGTTCCTTCAGAGAGAAACTTTTTCCACTGGGTTGGGGTCCGCTGATCTGGGCCATACGTCTGCATGCGTTGTGATCCTCCATCAGCTCGACGTGCTCCTTCAATGTTTTTAATGCTTATGTTGGGGTATGACGCATGGTTAACACAATGACCTGGGTGTCTGTTTACGGCCCTTAGAAGCAAGGTACACAATGTCCTGACAGACAGAAAGCACTTTGACATGCATGTTATCAGAAATGTTGACAAACTGCTCCAGTGTTGGTTCCTCTGTGGCACCTACAATCCAGCTGACTAAATTGTACAGTTCAAGGGGAACAACCGTTTGTGCTTCAGTGAGATTGAAGTTTTCTGCAGTGGGGGGGCATAGGCATGACATGCCAGGACTGTCACTAAGCAGTCTTTTCAAAAGCAAAGCTGCTGTGTAAAGTGTCCGTTTGCCCTCTGTTGTCGTTGTTTGTTGCTTTGATGTCCTCCTTTCCGTGTCGCTGTCTGTCTGGCTCATTTCGCTGGACTGAGTCGTTTCCGCACCTGATGGTAAAAAGTCCAAGTCTGTATGCGTCGACAAGTTCTCAGCAAAAACCAGTTCAGATGTGTTGTGTTTGGCGGGGATGTGGAACACTAGCTGAGGAAAATCACGGCTGAGTCTCTTCTTCAATGTATCCTGTCTGTAACACAACAAACCAACAACAATAAAGAGTCATATGAGTACCAGCAAAGGGGGGCTTCATGTTGTAGCTGATATAAAATAGCTACCTTCACAAATCAACACAGAGAGTGAATAAAATTATAGGTGTAGTTTACTTGCTATGCAACAGATATAATACCAAGTATTCCCAAGAGAAGAAAATACTCTAACTAACATCACACTATCAAGAATATTGGAAAATAATACATGTATGTGCAGATGACAAGTAGAGTGGTCACTCACATGTATGAAATTTCCCTTGGATTTGACAAATAATAAACTGCCTTGCAATTACCTGTAGCTTGAAGCATCAACACCTTCACTTGACTGGACCAGGTCAATAAAGTCCTTCCTCAGTTGGCTCATCCTCAACACCTCCTGGTTGATCAGCAGTCTTTGACAGATTACCCTCTCGCAGAATAATTTATAACTCAGGTCAAAAGTTGGCTTGATCCTTAGAAAAAATATAGAAGATGTGTGTTGTGAGAGCATACGTTGTGATACGTGTTGTGAGAACAAACTGTCTCATTCATAGGACACATATTGTACTGTAtgtgtttttatataaaatTAATACATGACttactgttctttctctgctctGGCAGGACCACTCAAAAACCTTGTGTACTGTCGGTAGCAACTCTTGTGGTACTGCACCTGCAGGGCCACACagtctctgtccttgatgtgaatgaggatgctctggtcATCCTTCACCTCAGCAGCTTCCTGCAACTTGCCTTatacaaaagaaaacaacaaaggaTGAATAAATAGGCAGGCAAAAAAATTAAGACTTCATTtttcctggtggtgtggtgttgtaaaAATGGTGCTAGGTGTTGCACCCAAAAAAAGGATTCATtgtgcacacagatgtacaGCACAGCCAGGACACACCTCTAGAGACAAGTCTGGTTGCTGGGGCCGCCCAGCAACACACAGGGACAGTCCCAAGTGTACAAGTGTGAGAGGggcagtgggggtgggggaatgGACCGGGGGATGGGCTTGCTGCTGTAAAGCAGTGTGTTGACCAGACTGGAATGTTTACTAATTACTTGTAATCAGTTGTGATTAcaactgattacttgtaatgtttaataaataaaggattacacaagcatttccctaccttgcaatgtaaaattaataatttcagctatatcaatccactgactaacagtgtatcataatgaaaaatacatcttaatgacgtcattaaaacaaccctgttTTCATGACAAATTTATTTAGGAACACAATATGCTAAGGGGGAATATttcatgtcatttttcattaaaaaacacattacttctgtttctgtgaagaagttgtggatttaggccctggttgtccactagatgtcactgtggcgtgtgatgattcgaacgtttcacaagatcgaatcattttccgaatcaattggttcatttgattcGATCTCCCAAAAGCCCCACTTTTGCCATCACTAATCATAGGCATGGGGATGTTATGTATtggaaagtaatttcacacacacacacatgcacagcacATTATGGCAATTCAGACATACACTGATATTAGAATTAGACAAATACAAGGATTGTGTAGCAGTGTAGgctacatagtcattcaacttttcccaacgtgtgtgtgtgtgtgtgtgtgtgttgggggatgggATGCATTTGCATAGACTACctactgtgtggtgggggtgagggtgataCCCAGTCTTACCTGCATTTAAagtctttgtttttgtcaaaGCTTCTTTTTGGCGTCTGCCACCCGCGACGACAAATTTGTAGCCTTTCTTGCAAATGATGCAGATGGCAGGAAGAACGGGGCCAGAGCTCGAGATGGGCAGGCTTGACCTGGACCGAAATTTCCTGGTCGGAGTAGTCCCAGTAGTTGAAGCATGGATAGCCTGGCTAGTTTGGGGGTCCTGTTGGTCATATCCCCTCTGTGTTTCTCGCACGATACGCCGTTTTGTTCTTTCGATCTCTCGCTTGTCAATAAACCTCCGGTAGCATGTGGGATGGAAAGCCGCGTCATCGGGAAGTTCTTCAAATTCCAGTTCAAGACTGTGTTTGAAACATTGTGCTACGTCTCTGCACTCGCCCCTCAACTCTAGCCACTGCCGAAG
This window harbors:
- the LOC143518500 gene encoding uncharacterized protein LOC143518500, with protein sequence MAAIVVAPRSPQRPYIIYTVSGSSSSTEEEEISSESVQKKKSSKRKVCYMHISSVKHEEMQDFTSTRWNTYRNSLRQWLELRGECRDVAQCFKHSLELEFEELPDDAAFHPTCYRRFIDKREIERTKRRIVRETQRGYDQQDPQTSQAIHASTTGTTPTRKFRSRSSLPISSSGPVLPAICIICKKGYKFVVAGGRRQKEALTKTKTLNAGKLQEAAEVKDDQSILIHIKDRDCVALQVQYHKSCYRQYTRFLSGPARAEKEQIKPTFDLSYKLFCERVICQRLLINQEVLRMSQLRKDFIDLVQSSEGVDASSYRQDTLKKRLSRDFPQLVFHIPAKHNTSELVFAENLSTHTDLDFLPSGAETTQSSEMSQTDSDTERRTSKQQTTTTEGKRTLYTAALLLKRLLSDSPGMSCLCPPTAENFNLTEAQTVVPLELYNLVSWIVGATEEPTLEQFVNISDNMHVKVLSVCQDIVYLASKGRKQTPRSLC